A stretch of the Filimonas lacunae genome encodes the following:
- a CDS encoding sulfatase family protein: MLSALLLLLVTASAVSAQSKQRPPNFIIILADDLGYGDLGSYGHPTIETPYLDQLAQEGTRFTQFYVAASVCSPSRAALLTGRLPVRTGITGGLGVFFPHSATGLPHTEITIAKALQQKGYHTGIVGKWHLGSLPDYLPTHYGFDEYFGIPYSNDMEPNNAAHIPYPALPLYKGNKVIEENPDQRLLTQRYTTAAVDFIKSNKDKPFFLYYPNNAPHVPLFASPAFAGKSKRGQYGDVVQEFDWSVGQIVKTLKELKLDNNTFVLFLSDNGPWLTQHENGGSAGLLRDGKSSAWEGGTRVPAIAWWPGTIPPRVSTAITSSLDILPTLLHQAGATVPADKPIDGVDITAVLTGKNDTVRTIIYYYDSDKLYAIRKGSWKAHFSTHSGYSPQPPQQHATPLLYNIENDPSEKEDVSSSHSDIVAALQQLYTAQLAAAPVAPSELSRFQPGELNNAFQQFIQKRKEQAASAAPATK, encoded by the coding sequence ATGCTATCTGCGCTGCTGTTACTACTGGTAACAGCCAGCGCTGTTAGCGCACAAAGCAAGCAACGGCCACCTAACTTTATTATTATTCTGGCAGATGATCTTGGTTACGGCGATTTAGGTAGCTATGGACATCCCACTATAGAAACCCCTTATCTGGATCAACTGGCGCAGGAAGGCACCCGCTTTACACAGTTTTACGTAGCCGCCAGTGTATGTTCACCCAGCCGTGCCGCATTGCTTACCGGCCGGTTACCGGTGCGCACGGGCATTACCGGCGGATTGGGTGTGTTTTTCCCACACTCTGCCACCGGGTTGCCGCATACCGAAATAACCATTGCAAAGGCTTTACAGCAAAAGGGCTATCATACAGGTATTGTAGGCAAGTGGCACCTGGGCAGCCTGCCCGATTATTTACCTACCCACTATGGCTTTGACGAATACTTTGGCATTCCGTATTCTAACGATATGGAGCCCAACAACGCGGCACACATCCCCTATCCGGCCCTGCCCCTGTATAAAGGCAATAAAGTAATAGAAGAAAATCCCGATCAACGCTTGCTCACACAACGCTATACCACCGCCGCTGTTGACTTTATCAAAAGCAATAAGGATAAACCTTTCTTCCTGTATTACCCCAACAACGCACCACACGTGCCGTTGTTTGCATCGCCCGCTTTTGCAGGTAAAAGTAAACGCGGACAGTATGGTGATGTAGTGCAGGAGTTTGACTGGAGCGTAGGCCAGATTGTGAAAACCCTGAAAGAGCTGAAACTGGATAACAACACCTTTGTGTTGTTCTTAAGCGATAACGGTCCCTGGCTTACCCAGCATGAAAACGGTGGCTCGGCAGGTTTACTGCGCGATGGCAAATCCTCAGCCTGGGAAGGCGGCACCCGTGTGCCTGCCATAGCCTGGTGGCCCGGCACCATACCCCCACGCGTAAGCACTGCTATTACCAGCAGCCTGGACATATTGCCCACCCTGCTGCACCAGGCAGGCGCAACCGTTCCGGCCGACAAACCCATTGACGGCGTGGATATTACCGCTGTGCTTACCGGCAAAAACGATACGGTAAGAACTATTATTTATTACTACGATTCGGATAAGCTGTATGCCATACGCAAAGGCAGCTGGAAAGCGCATTTCAGCACCCATAGCGGCTACTCGCCCCAGCCACCGCAACAACACGCAACACCGCTATTGTATAACATAGAGAACGATCCTTCCGAAAAAGAAGATGTAAGCAGTAGTCATTCTGACATAGTGGCTGCACTGCAACAACTTTACACGGCACAATTAGCAGCTGCACCAGTAGCTCCTTCTGAGCTAAGCCGGTTTCAGCCGGGCGAGTTAAACAATGCCTTTCAACAATTTATACAAAAAAGAAAAGAGCAGGCCGCTTCCGCAGCACCTGCTACCAAATAA
- a CDS encoding arylsulfatase — MAIPFHHRLFATVALLAGAYTTQAQHSPVPAFTGTVGKTLAETTAGNTQFNPAAKPGAPNIVYILLDDVGFGASSAFGGLVDTPIFDSLANNGLRYTNFHTTAICSPTRASLLTGRNHHSVNVNTVIDAAVDAPGHNGYIPFEKGTIAEIARENGYNTFAVGKWHVTPTPDISPAGPFNRWPTGRGFDHFYGFLAGETDQYTPQLWENTVKIEPDLHGKHLTTVLVDKAIEYIAGQKTAAPDKPFFLYLTPGATHGPHQVDKQWIDKYKGRFDGGWDKYREEVLAHQKQLGLVPANTTLPVRNSGVKAWDSLSAVEKKVFARFFEAYAGFLSHTDYEVGRLIHYLQEINQLNNTLVVLIIGDNGASKEGGLTGHAFGINEYIDGSVYTEKYEDRIAAINKVYDLIGSSKSGPNYPAGWAQAANTPFRYLKQDANSEGGTRNPLILFYPDGIKERGIRTQYSHVNSVTPTVIDIAHLTVPDVINGYRQDSLEGVSLAYTIANEKASDKHHVQYYEISGSRAVYKDGWKAEVYHQTGTPFTNDTWELYNLQDDFNEQHNLAATQPDKLKELQNLFDEQANKYNVYPLLGDTQGRDFSKLTKGPFDRRKQAILYPGVTQLPTRAAPFLYQHSFSIKADVEITDTRNEGVLLAAGGRFTGFTFYVQNGKLTVAHNNNGKLVYLTSDKPIAKGKAILRYDLTYIPAKNLTDEAGTESLYINDVKVAERKITKADATILPYDEGLDVGRDNASPVSPNYQTPFTFTGILHKIIVDHVIP; from the coding sequence ATGGCCATACCATTTCATCATCGCTTGTTTGCCACAGTAGCACTACTGGCAGGCGCCTATACCACACAGGCGCAGCATAGCCCTGTTCCTGCTTTTACCGGCACCGTGGGCAAAACACTGGCAGAAACCACTGCCGGTAACACACAGTTTAACCCCGCAGCCAAACCCGGCGCGCCTAACATTGTATATATTCTGTTAGATGATGTAGGCTTCGGCGCCAGCAGCGCTTTTGGCGGCCTGGTAGATACCCCCATATTCGACAGCCTGGCCAACAATGGACTGCGCTATACCAACTTTCACACCACCGCCATCTGCTCGCCTACACGCGCATCACTGCTTACCGGGCGCAACCACCACTCGGTAAACGTAAACACCGTGATTGATGCCGCAGTAGATGCACCAGGCCATAACGGCTACATCCCATTTGAAAAAGGCACCATTGCCGAAATAGCCCGCGAAAACGGTTACAACACCTTTGCGGTAGGCAAATGGCACGTTACCCCCACACCGGATATATCACCCGCCGGCCCCTTTAACCGCTGGCCTACCGGGCGTGGCTTTGATCATTTCTACGGCTTCCTGGCTGGCGAAACCGATCAGTACACGCCACAACTGTGGGAGAACACAGTAAAGATTGAGCCCGACCTGCATGGTAAACACCTTACCACCGTGCTGGTAGATAAAGCCATTGAATACATTGCCGGGCAAAAAACCGCTGCTCCGGACAAGCCTTTCTTCCTGTATTTAACGCCGGGCGCCACGCACGGCCCACACCAGGTAGATAAACAATGGATTGACAAATACAAGGGCCGCTTTGATGGCGGCTGGGATAAGTACCGCGAAGAAGTGTTAGCCCACCAAAAGCAGCTGGGCTTAGTGCCTGCCAACACCACCCTGCCCGTTCGCAACAGCGGCGTAAAAGCATGGGACTCTTTATCCGCCGTAGAGAAGAAAGTGTTTGCCCGCTTCTTTGAAGCCTATGCCGGCTTTTTATCACACACCGATTATGAAGTAGGCCGCCTGATACACTACCTGCAGGAAATTAACCAGCTGAACAATACCCTGGTAGTGCTGATAATAGGCGATAATGGCGCCAGTAAAGAAGGGGGGCTTACCGGGCATGCCTTTGGCATTAACGAATACATTGATGGCAGTGTGTACACCGAAAAGTATGAAGACCGTATTGCCGCCATTAACAAAGTATACGATCTCATTGGCTCTTCTAAAAGCGGCCCCAACTATCCCGCAGGCTGGGCACAGGCCGCCAACACACCTTTCCGCTATTTAAAACAGGATGCCAACAGCGAAGGCGGCACCCGCAACCCGCTGATATTGTTTTATCCGGATGGCATTAAAGAAAGAGGGATACGCACCCAATACTCCCACGTAAACAGCGTAACCCCTACCGTTATTGATATTGCCCACTTAACGGTACCCGATGTTATCAACGGTTACCGCCAGGATAGCCTGGAGGGGGTAAGCCTGGCTTATACCATTGCCAACGAAAAAGCATCTGATAAACACCACGTGCAGTATTACGAAATATCCGGCAGCAGAGCCGTGTATAAAGATGGCTGGAAAGCAGAAGTATACCACCAGACAGGTACTCCATTCACCAACGACACCTGGGAACTGTATAACCTGCAGGATGATTTTAACGAACAACATAACCTGGCCGCCACTCAACCAGATAAACTGAAAGAACTACAAAACCTGTTTGATGAACAAGCCAACAAATACAATGTATACCCTTTACTAGGCGACACACAAGGACGCGACTTTTCTAAGCTCACCAAAGGACCATTCGACAGACGCAAGCAGGCGATACTCTATCCCGGAGTAACACAATTACCTACCCGTGCCGCCCCGTTCCTGTACCAGCACTCCTTTAGCATTAAAGCTGATGTGGAAATAACGGACACCCGCAACGAAGGCGTGCTGCTGGCAGCTGGCGGACGTTTTACCGGCTTCACTTTTTATGTACAGAACGGTAAGCTTACCGTAGCACACAACAACAATGGCAAGCTGGTATACCTCACCAGCGATAAACCTATCGCTAAAGGCAAAGCCATACTACGCTATGACCTCACCTATATACCCGCTAAAAACCTAACCGATGAAGCCGGTACAGAAAGCCTGTATATCAATGATGTGAAAGTAGCTGAAAGAAAAATAACCAAGGCCGATGCTACTATTCTGCCTTATGATGAAGGACTGGATGTAGGCCGCGACAACGCATCGCCGGTATCGCCCAACTACCAGACACCTTTTACATTCACCGGTATTCTTCATAAAATTATTGTAGATCATGTCATACCATAA
- a CDS encoding sterol desaturase family protein translates to MSTPTTNIRKISRDLSISVVLYALPVALMLATFYFTGQHPWRETTTPSLPFTLPHFLETIFKNLGTWGLPAIMVVVGIIEFAVGLYENRWTKNERILDIVCFVAPKLVLRPLIAWFGLQLLPYLLPHAAKAFSWVPFWWGFAIIAVADDLTQYWYHRLHHQLPWLWRFHRTHHSAPYMGMAMASRQNVIYTLFFSQIYLTTTLTYLGLGYPALFVGGIKSLITTAAHSSIKWDKPFYTYRLLKPIGWVLERLISTPATHHAHHADTTDDGVGHYKGNFGNMFFIWDLTFGTGIITRKYPASYGLKHYKEEEWQAQLLWPIFKSKIEGSELSANGPVVGDEIPETVITPVEDFVTEVKHQPAETVIA, encoded by the coding sequence ATGAGCACTCCTACAACAAACATCCGTAAAATAAGCCGCGATCTCAGCATCAGCGTAGTATTGTATGCCTTGCCGGTAGCGCTTATGCTGGCAACATTTTACTTTACCGGCCAGCATCCCTGGCGTGAAACCACCACACCTTCACTCCCTTTTACCCTTCCGCATTTCCTGGAAACCATATTTAAAAACCTCGGTACCTGGGGTCTGCCCGCTATTATGGTGGTAGTAGGTATTATAGAGTTTGCAGTTGGCCTGTATGAAAACCGCTGGACCAAAAACGAACGCATACTGGACATTGTTTGCTTTGTAGCTCCCAAGCTGGTACTGCGCCCCCTCATTGCCTGGTTTGGCTTACAGCTGCTGCCTTATTTGTTGCCTCATGCCGCCAAAGCTTTCTCGTGGGTACCTTTCTGGTGGGGCTTTGCCATTATAGCAGTAGCAGACGATCTCACCCAATATTGGTATCATCGCCTTCACCACCAGCTACCCTGGCTGTGGCGGTTTCACCGCACACACCACTCTGCCCCTTACATGGGCATGGCTATGGCCAGCAGGCAGAACGTAATTTATACGCTCTTCTTTTCGCAGATATACCTTACCACTACACTCACCTATTTAGGTTTAGGTTATCCGGCGTTGTTTGTAGGAGGTATCAAATCATTGATCACCACCGCCGCACACTCCAGTATTAAATGGGATAAACCGTTTTATACCTACAGACTGTTAAAACCTATTGGCTGGGTACTGGAACGGCTCATATCCACCCCTGCCACCCACCACGCCCATCATGCCGATACCACCGATGATGGCGTAGGCCATTATAAAGGAAATTTTGGCAACATGTTCTTTATATGGGATCTAACCTTTGGTACGGGTATCATTACCCGTAAATACCCAGCATCTTATGGCCTGAAACATTATAAAGAAGAAGAATGGCAGGCCCAGCTGTTATGGCCCATCTTTAAATCTAAAATAGAAGGCAGCGAACTCAGCGCTAACGGGCCTGTGGTAGGTGATGAAATACCGGAGACAGTTATAACACCCGTAGAAGACTTTGTAACAGAAGTGAAGCATCAGCCGGCAGAAACGGTGATTGCCTGA
- a CDS encoding OsmC family protein — MKRTANAHWDGNLKEGKGNISTQSTVLANTQYSFNTRFADGVGTNPEELLGASHAGCFTMAVSAFLTMQGITAGSLDTKATVELDVNAQKIAGIALELTASKIEGVSEEQFVAFATGAKENCPISKALGGTPITLTVIYQ; from the coding sequence ATGAAAAGGACAGCAAACGCGCATTGGGATGGTAACCTGAAAGAAGGTAAAGGTAATATTTCCACTCAAAGCACTGTATTAGCTAACACTCAGTATTCGTTCAATACCCGTTTTGCAGATGGGGTGGGTACAAACCCGGAAGAACTGTTAGGCGCTTCGCATGCCGGTTGTTTTACCATGGCGGTGAGTGCTTTTTTAACCATGCAGGGTATTACTGCAGGTAGCCTGGATACCAAAGCTACTGTTGAGCTGGATGTGAATGCACAAAAAATAGCTGGTATTGCCCTGGAATTAACGGCTTCTAAAATTGAAGGTGTATCCGAAGAGCAGTTTGTGGCTTTTGCTACAGGTGCTAAGGAAAATTGCCCTATCTCAAAAGCATTGGGTGGCACACCTATTACTCTTACTGTAATTTACCAATAG
- a CDS encoding OmpA family protein, which yields MKQTTTLGLLALILCTYVHAQTPALQRVIYFEPGKAAVHSSILASLQRYYDSVKLDNSVHVFIAGHADSGGGYEQNMLLSKERALYIKECLVKSGIADSLISVEYFGTDKPVASNATTEGRNKNRRVEVSISIEARPVEGDASVVKMNELLAAMASPVQEFTVSRLKDTVIKCSNGTIIGMKANSLIPLPGSDSDKVVLKVKEDVTIGDMLLDNLSTTSDGKILETSGMIYMEAFDSKGNRLELQRGKGLEIAMPADSLKLDVQLFNGTVNAHSHALNWVPDKESVPVGVSWPACLGCIREYRMDTVLISPAPFLWRVARMRNVMIGTFSKEMRMKNIYYRKNARDRRIRYRQNIKDTFWVEMPPAENSKDPRCKELLSLYQKYRVYKDTALIKAMNFAFMKKYNVWTIEELSYKLVLLKIIEQANVFGQGRSYNFFTTGVLGWRNLDSYERSAQMIKQYVNVKANGDNSYCKILFRNRGVILNANVVNGYFVFGQVLKNEKAVIVVIKNENNQHYLGIKEIVTGRKPVDIDFKNVSVDELKAELKKLN from the coding sequence ATGAAACAAACTACAACCCTGGGCCTGTTAGCCCTTATATTATGTACGTATGTGCATGCACAAACACCTGCTTTGCAGAGAGTCATCTATTTTGAACCCGGGAAAGCTGCTGTACACAGCAGTATATTAGCTTCTTTACAGCGTTATTATGACAGCGTAAAGCTGGATAATAGTGTGCATGTTTTTATTGCAGGGCATGCTGATAGTGGTGGAGGGTACGAACAAAATATGCTGTTGAGTAAAGAAAGGGCGTTGTATATAAAAGAATGCCTGGTAAAAAGTGGTATTGCAGATAGTCTTATTTCTGTTGAGTATTTTGGTACGGATAAACCTGTTGCCAGTAATGCTACTACAGAAGGCAGGAATAAAAACAGGCGGGTAGAAGTGTCTATAAGTATAGAAGCCAGGCCTGTAGAAGGGGATGCTTCGGTAGTAAAAATGAACGAATTGCTGGCTGCTATGGCAAGCCCTGTTCAGGAGTTTACTGTAAGCAGGTTAAAGGATACAGTAATCAAGTGTAGCAATGGAACCATAATTGGGATGAAAGCGAATTCGCTTATTCCATTGCCGGGAAGCGATAGTGATAAGGTGGTATTGAAAGTAAAGGAGGATGTAACTATTGGTGATATGTTACTGGACAATTTATCTACTACCTCTGACGGAAAGATACTGGAAACCAGTGGGATGATTTATATGGAAGCTTTTGACAGCAAAGGCAACCGGCTGGAGTTGCAACGGGGGAAAGGTTTGGAAATAGCTATGCCTGCAGATTCGCTGAAGCTGGATGTTCAACTATTTAATGGAACTGTTAATGCGCATAGCCATGCGTTAAACTGGGTGCCTGACAAGGAAAGTGTACCTGTGGGGGTGAGTTGGCCCGCATGCTTAGGATGCATTCGTGAATATAGGATGGATACAGTGTTGATTAGCCCTGCTCCTTTTTTGTGGAGAGTGGCTCGTATGCGCAATGTAATGATAGGGACATTCAGCAAAGAAATGCGTATGAAGAATATATATTACAGAAAAAATGCGAGGGACAGAAGGATACGATACAGGCAAAATATAAAAGATACTTTTTGGGTAGAAATGCCGCCGGCAGAAAACAGTAAAGATCCCAGATGCAAGGAATTGTTGTCCTTGTATCAGAAATACCGTGTGTATAAGGATACTGCTTTGATAAAAGCGATGAATTTCGCATTTATGAAGAAATACAATGTATGGACTATTGAGGAATTATCTTACAAACTTGTTCTGTTAAAAATAATAGAACAAGCGAATGTTTTTGGACAGGGGCGAAGCTATAACTTCTTTACAACCGGAGTGTTGGGCTGGAGAAATCTGGATTCCTATGAACGTTCTGCGCAGATGATAAAGCAGTATGTTAATGTAAAAGCAAATGGTGATAATAGCTATTGTAAAATTTTGTTCAGGAATAGAGGTGTTATTCTCAATGCCAATGTTGTAAATGGATATTTTGTATTTGGCCAGGTTCTCAAAAATGAAAAAGCAGTTATTGTAGTGATCAAAAACGAAAATAATCAACATTACCTGGGCATAAAAGAAATAGTAACAGGAAGGAAGCCAGTAGATATTGATTTCAAAAATGTAAGTGTGGATGAGTTGAAAGCCGAGTTAAAGAAGCTAAACTGA
- a CDS encoding LamG domain-containing protein translates to MKALALSALLATSLLLFTSCKKDNSVDTGTIPSTLNDSLVAYLPFNGNLLDSTTFKNNGTTKGGVTFTSDRFGTPGKALTFDGTGYVVIAPSKSMDIKGDFSFSVWIKPDTITTDWHGSFLLQRCGDNPVAHNPFTVSYNNWLLHIDMGLFSGSGDISEYQGLSMPDEIRFKGVWTHVVATCNKTTKTMKLYSNGLLVASNVLNNLDINYETADFLTYLGCTHETHSMYKGVMDEPRLYNRELSTEEALQLTLLEN, encoded by the coding sequence ATGAAAGCCCTTGCATTAAGTGCATTACTGGCCACTTCGTTATTATTATTTACAAGTTGTAAAAAAGATAATTCGGTTGACACGGGTACTATCCCAAGCACATTGAATGATAGCCTGGTTGCCTATTTACCCTTCAATGGAAATTTGCTGGACTCTACCACGTTTAAAAACAACGGTACCACAAAAGGTGGTGTAACATTCACCAGCGATCGTTTTGGTACACCTGGTAAGGCGTTGACTTTTGATGGTACGGGTTATGTGGTAATTGCGCCCAGCAAATCAATGGACATTAAAGGAGATTTCTCTTTTTCTGTATGGATTAAGCCGGATACCATTACTACTGACTGGCATGGTTCCTTTCTGTTACAACGTTGTGGCGACAACCCGGTAGCGCATAACCCTTTTACTGTTTCTTATAACAACTGGTTACTGCATATAGATATGGGGTTGTTTAGTGGCTCCGGTGATATTTCTGAATATCAGGGCTTAAGCATGCCTGATGAAATCCGTTTTAAAGGTGTATGGACACATGTGGTGGCTACCTGTAATAAAACGACCAAAACCATGAAATTATACTCAAATGGTTTGCTGGTAGCATCTAATGTGTTGAATAACCTGGACATTAATTATGAAACAGCTGACTTTTTAACTTACCTGGGTTGTACACACGAAACGCATTCTATGTACAAAGGCGTAATGGACGAACCACGTTTGTATAACCGTGAGCTTTCAACGGAAGAAGCCTTGCAGCTGACCCTGCTGGAAAATTAG